The Plutella xylostella chromosome 25, ilPluXylo3.1, whole genome shotgun sequence region ACACTATACTTTCAAAGGAAGTGAGCGAATGattgaaatacatttaaatgtttggtggAAGTCACCCTAAATCTACATAATAAACATTGAAACTGAAACTTTCTTAAAAAGTTcagataaaatatgaaaaaaaaagttattggtacctatgtaatacaaaagcaagtacctatttatttttagtttaagtagcttttattttattttaatttattaggaaaacttacagctaaatCAGTACCATTAGACAcaattaaaaaacaacaaaagtcAATGAATAGTTTCCACAAATACACAGAAGGATACATGTTTTTTAGATGATACAAATTTAAGTTGATAATACCTTCAActtgattttaatataaatatgaaaatcgtCCTTTGGGCCAGGTAGGTACGATAAGACAGGGGTTttgaaatgatatttttttaaaatttagagttagtttttttaattattttattttagataatTTGTTAATAGTGTTGATATAGATCAGTGAAATTCTTTACTAGGTAGTTCAAAACTAAACTTATCAACGTCATTAATGTACTTACCAACTCACTTTGCAATGATAAGTTGATAACAAGCGACAAGTACAATACAATCAATCTTCAACGATAACTTatcaaataattttcaaattatccattaataatttatagtagTCTTTTAGGTTATTAGGTTTTCAAGAACAATGttgacaaaaatattattttgtggtTTAATTTCTTTAGTGCTAAGTGAGAAAGTGCGGTATGATAATTATACTCTTTACAAAATCCGGCCTCAAAATGAGAATCATCTGTCTTTCCTGAACGCTCTCTTTGAGTCATCGAATGACTATGAATTCTTGAATCCTCCTTCATTAAATTATGACTACATTAGTCTAGTGTCACCTCCAGGTCTAAAGAATGACCTGGAACATTCTATGAGTAAAAGAAGCATCCAATCGGAAGTCATTTTGGAAAACATACAagagtaagtataattttgcTAGTAAAGTAGTAACATGTTGTGAGAGGGTAACAGGTGTTATAAATTTCAAATGTGTAGTTGTGTACTTACATGACTGTGTGTCTGAGGCATTATAAAGCGATACATAGATGTttagtaaataagtaattttaactGAATCAGAAGGCCTAGCATTATATCGCAAGAATACTGGTATGATCCAACATGAAACTTAGATTTTAGTCTGTAAAACTTAGATTAATGATCGTTAGTTCGTAACTTTTAATTTCGTTTACATAGGGAGTAACTATTTAAAACAAGACTTGTTATTACACTCTAtctaaataacttttaattgattaggtaaactttatttttagtgACTAGAATAATGTTAAAGATACTGTATGTAACTACttatactaatttatttatataattatcacATGGTTTTTTCACTAGtaacataatatgtaggtagtcACAGATACTCACACacttgtaggtacttaatttatcTTTAGTTCATTTcagcaaaattaaatgtagcTTAGTCAAATTTGAGATCCAGATTAGCAGAAGATATCTCTGGCACCTCTGGTATCTGCTAGCATCTGTGCCTGGTTTGATAAGCGGGTGATAACCCCACTCCCTTTTTTGTTTCCAGAGCATTCGACGCACAGCTGTACAGCCGTCGCAAGCGCAGCATCAGGCAGGAGCTGTTCTGGACTGGTTTCCAGACGCTAGAAGACATCAACGCCTGGATACAGTACATGACCGAGACCCACCCTAGAGTGGTCTCCACTGTTGTTGCCGGGAAGTCTTACGAAGGTCAGCACCTTGTATTGAGTGgtccaaatattattattactaacactGTATCACAGTTATTCTGATCTATAGAGCTATAGAAGTTTTGAACTTTACTACTCCTTAGATTTTGTGCCTTTCTTTTACATCTTTATGTCATCTTCATGCATGActattaagtacattattatactatctgttattattatactatctGTTATGTAATATTGtctgtattaaaaaaagttagaagtaaaacttatttgaagtacttactaacccactgtattttaatatgcCTACTAACAAAATTGGATCTtctgaataaagaaaattattatattatattattatataaacgTGACGTGTAAAAATATTCCAGGTCGTAACATAACTGGTATAAAGATATCCAGAGGTTCTGGCAGACAAGCTTTTGTACTAGAAGGCGGAAGCATAGCATCTGATTGGGTATCTCCAGTCATCCTCACATACATCGCAAACCAGCTGATCACAGGTGAAGACAATGAAGCCAAGAAGGCCTCTGAAGACTTCGACTGGTACATTTTCCCCATATTAAACCCTGATGGATACGAGTATACACAGGATGAAGTTAGGCTGTGGAGGAAGAATAGAGCGCCGACGACAGGACGCAATATCGGCACAGATCTGACCAAAAACTGGAACTCGCATTGGGGAGGTGAGACAATGCATGGATTTTTGTATTAATCTATATTCTGATTAATTATGcaagatttttattattataaaatattattatttaaaaaaatgcaaaataattattgaaatgtTACATAACGTCATAATGATATCCAGTTTGGTAGACGAAGTTCGACGATGGCCGGTAGTGGCAGGTTGTAAAAACCGATGACAGAATACGGTATGACCTCTGTTGATCATCTGTTAGGTCTTTGATTGATAACCTTTGTCTGGCTTCCAATCTTCTTCTTATCTCTAAACatgatattgtttattttatatttctaataagtacctatttatattttccagCAAGTGGAGGAAGCCACACGCCGTCGGCAGCAAATTTCGTGGGACTTGGACCTTTCTCGGAACCAGAGACTAGGCAGTTCTCAGACTATCTCCTGAACATCAACCAAGCTATGGCTGGCTTCTTATCCTTCGGCTCTTTCGGCCAAAAGCTTGTCATTCCATTTGCACATACTGACGACGCTTTGTATAATTTCAATGATATGGTACGTGATTGTTTTTCgaaataatacatattttttgttactgtaattactattataatcttcatcagccttctatcgcctACTGTTGGGGATAGGCCTCCTCTTTTATAAGCCAATTCTTTCGGTCATGTGCCGCTCTGGTCCACTGTTTCTCCGCAATCCTgcagatgtcatcggaccatctATATGACGTATTTATAGACATTTGTCAAAAAGCCTGATTTTTTTGCAtgacttttttaaaaattatttaactttCAGGTGACTATAGGAAGGCGTGCGATGGGATCTCTCGCTGTCAAATACGGAACCATGTACCAAGTAGGAAACTCTCGCGCTGTATCTGGTAATTTTTTAATCACCTTAGTCAAATAAGTTACGTAATAACTCGCATTGGTTCACTTTTACTAACCACTGCATCGTCCTGTCGGGcacttaaaataaatcatcGAGTTAGGAAGCTATAGCGAGACTGAAGAGCGTACCATTAAGATAAGACAGTTTTTTAATTTACCAAAATTTTGTCACCCTATGCGAGTAAATTAAGGGTTAATATTTAATGAAAAGACACACTGACATGGTTTTCTATTTTATGCCAAGTATGATAAAATGcagttagtaggtacctatacataaaaatGATGTCATCATCAAATTTCCAGACGGTTCGACCGGAGCCATGGCTGACTGGGTGAAGTACCGGTTCAACCCGCCCATAGCGGCCTCCTTCCTGCTGCGGGACAGCGGCGTCCCGCCCGCGATCCTGCCCGCTAGGGAAGTGCTGCCATCTTGTGAGGAAACCTTCGACGCTTTGATGGCCATTTTGAGAGAGGCGAGGTTTATTGAcgttttgtaaatttaaaaagtaaataaataaggtttttttgtttttatttttgacttgTGCATGCGGATGTTCTCCATTATCGTGCATGTTAGTGTATTCTAGCCTTATTTATAGTCTAAAGGTCATAGCTAATTAGAGGCACCCAACTCCAACTCTGCATCGCCATGACTCGTGCGGTTAGTATTCTTTAGGTATATGAAATTGTATGGGTATGCGCTCACGCCACTCGGGGTGGGTGATGGGTGGCTCTAATGAGCTACGAGCgtaatacttaggtatgtacTATTGACTATTTATATGGTTTGAAATagagatttattattatgatgaataTGATCATCAATAAAGCTCAGTTACGGAATGgaataacaatataaaattttatatcaataattttaaattcattccAAATTTACTGAGTATTGCAAAAACtctttaaattaattgaaaataatgtcCAAGTCCTCATATGTGATAATAAGTTTTGTTTAACTttaaaacacataataatgaacgtaaattgtatcaaaatcatacatattgataaattgacaataataatatcatgaAGAGAATGAAAAATATAGGAACTCCATTTCCATTATAATACCATGGCTGAGTAAACAAAACACTGGAGGCTACTGAACTCAATTTTTCGTGCTCCAATTATTCAGATACTTCTGTTAGTATTTCCCGAACAGGATATTAATTTTCCTATGTTCGGCATTGCGCACACTAGCAAACTCTCGCATATTGCATTGGAATTCAAATAATTTtccatttttttgtgtttcacAACGGAAATGAAACTTTGGCTGTAAATCATTCCATTACCCCGGCCCTGTAATTGGTTTCCTGTGGaaatgtaaattatgtaaTGCAGTACAAGCTACGCTATTGTACTTTATTGAATGATAATACGGAAGTTTTATAGCAGCTATTCCGAATTATTAAAATCTCATTAAATTGGTAATTTATATTAACcggatttaatttaatttcagaaGGAAAATTTGTGATATTTAAGATAAGCGATCCCAGACATTGAATACTGTTATCCTGTATGAGATCTTAAGTACCTAGAGCCTATGCACAGTAAGCGTAGCGTGAGACGCCCTCCAGCTCACTGATCGACGAGACCGCGAAAAGTCTGAGGACAAAGTGTGCATATGGGTCTCTGCCAATGGTCGAATAAAGGCAGACAAAATTTGGGAATTTCAATCCTATTTGGGACACTAAAATTCTTGTACATTCAACACTGGACTCACGTTGATTATGACAGCGATTTATTTGaaacaaatacctaattattgtaGCCTTTTAGTAGAGGCAACGTAAGCGTGCTAAGTACTTCACTAAAGTGCTTGTCTACGATATATAAATGATAACTAgataagataatattaatactttAATTAACGTTAATCTTGTATGATATAATTCCCATCCAGACTACGACACTaactaataatatacctacttaatacttatattCAAGTTTCGATTGTCGTAACGATACGTCCATTATGTTGGGAAAAacagtttttgtttttctcgTTGCAATAGTTTACGCAACTGATGAGAAAGTCAGATATGACAACTACACAGTATATAAAATCTTTCCAACCAATGGGAAGGACATAGAAGTTCTCTCGAAGCTTCAAGAGAAGGATTTCAGATATGACTTTTGGTCTGAAGCGGTTCCTGGTGCTGAATTCGTTGAGATTATGGCCGCTCCAGCTGACAAAGCAGAACTTGAAATTCTTGCGAAGGACTACGGCATGAAAATTGAAATTGTAATGAGTAATGTCCAAGAGTAAGTTGGTTTTAATATTTGCAATAgcttttaaaattcgaaaagaacgtttaaataattttatttttcattacaAGTCTATATTTCCGCCGTCGGAGAtgtatttgtatgtttgtatacTTCATATAATGGCAGTGGCGGTGGTAAATTCATATAGGGCGGCCAGTCTTCTTTTCTTAtatcttttaaaaatactaacttttattttatttaaatacctacctaatataataatatatttcttttacattggtgtaacattttatttcgCTTTGAGATATAAGGTGATCTGAATAGGTACTAATagaaatttttaaatttacagcgtGATCGACAAGCAAAAAGTTGCAAGATACACCAGCCGTAACATAAAATCCATGGGCTGGGACGCTTATTACAATCTCAACGATATAAACAACTGGCTTGACGATCTAGTGGCCACTTACCCCAGAATTGTAACATCAATAATAGGTGGCTCTACCTACGAAGGAAGACAAATCAAGGGTATTAAAATTTCCCACGGTTCAGGTAGAAAAGCCGTGTTTTTGGAAGGAGGAATACACGCTAGGGAGTGGATTTCGCCAGCTACTGTCAACTTCATTGCTCACGAGTTGCTGACCAGTAATGAGACAGACACGGTTGCAGCGGCAAGAGATTTTGATTGGTACATATTCCCAGTCACCAACCCTGATGGGTATGTCTGGACTTTTGAAAATGTAAGTTTAGTTCGATCTCGGAAATAATAATccaatcaaaaacataaatgataCTACTAACTAGCCAAGACAGACCTTAGGctacaatacattattttatgttataagaagatatgattatgtaatactgttacctacttataaataaatttcaggacTGACCATTGAACTTGGCACCCATTTAGATCTCACTTCTTTTGTCGTTGAAGTCGACATTCGgcatttaggtaagtataataatattgaaccGGCTCTCATTtgacatttatgtttttgattggatatcattactttttgttggtaagtacataataatatattattatcctcGTAACGccgtaggtatttttaaaaagacaaatttaaaaatgcataaaaaaaactttaaagtcCCGAGACTTTTAAAAAGGATAATTATTCACTCAACCTACATATCatatattcaatattattactttacctatttacctacgtTTACGGGGTTCTTATAATTTTCTTGTCAGTGTTATTTTATCCTATCCGATTTGATAAGatccgatccgatttgatccaaTCGGATCCCATCCGATCGGATTTGAGCCGATTCGTCCGATCCGATCCTATTTGACTCAATTTGATACTATCCCATCCGACACGATCCGTACCCATCGGAACCGATCTGATCCAATCCAATCCGATCTGTCCGATCCAATTTGATCAGATCCGTACTATAAGCTCCGATTTGATGCGATCCCATCCGATACGATCCGTACCTAATCTCATCGGAACCGATCTGATCCGATCCGATTTGAGCAAATCCGATCCATATGAACTGTCCGATCTGTTCAATCCGTCCGATTCGAGAAGATTCAATCTAATCCGATTTGATCCAATCCCATCCAATACGATCCGTACCCATCCGATCCGTATATATCCGATTCCATCCAATACGATCCGATCCGATTTGGTCCGATCCCATTCCATTCCATTCTATTAACAGCTATCTTAGACTAgttaacattaatattatgcaaatGCATCTCAAAACCATTTCATAGTTTTCGCATATTATGATAGTAATAGTACCATAAGAGTTTTGATCTATACGTGAGTGAGTCAGTAAATGTTAAAAATGAGGTTATTTGGACATTAATATCTAAATAACCGTCTGAGATACgcttatgaaatttagaacacatattatgtatctcgCTAGTGTCAATATATGAGCCAAATTTCATAcgtttatattaaatagtttttgattTATGAGGGGGTCAAAAGTGTCTCGAAATGGTTCGGGTATTATTACACACGGTGCGGctcgccagttctgtttctcgaACTTGGCTTGACAGGCTACCGCGTgtctagataataataaaaaataaaataacaatatgagTTTTTAGAGGGGACCACAAATAATATGGCGTGTCTGTGTATTTCGTTTTTTCTCTTTTCCCTTTTTTTCGATATTGTCCGGCTATATAATGTCTCGCTTGAATCTATTTATGAAatacagaatgtaaaaatCAGCCATAGCTCGTTTGATGATGAAAGTTAATGAATAATTTCAGGAAAGAATGTGGCGTAAAAACCGTAGACCTGTGGCTTTTAATGCTATAGGTATTGATTTGAATAGGAACTGGAACAACAATTGGCTCcgtaagtacattattttatggtaCATTTTGACTCATTTATAGAATAGTTGATCTAATCAAACTCGGAATTTCAATATTCTGAAGGGATTTTAATCCTACAGTAAGAATTGGTGAAATCATTAAGAATTGGTGAAATCATTTTAAGTTAAAACTCAAAGTCAAAGATTACGATTATAACACTCATGAAAATGCTTTTTgcatatacctatgtaacttCACAACAGATGCGCATGAGCCAGCCTTCTACAGAACTTCTAGAGGCCCTCCATCTCTTcttacaaacataaaaattttCAACTTATTCTTCCAGGCATTGGTGCCAGCGCCCAACCGATCTCCGACTCGTATGCTGGACCCGGCCCGTTCTCTGAGATCGAGACCAGGACTTTGTCAGAATACCTCAGAGGCATCGCAGATCAGCTCGAGCTGTACCTCTCCTTCCACAGCTACAGTGAGCTGTTGTTGTTGCCCTTCGGAAACACTACGGTGCCGTACGCTAACTATAATGATGCGGTTAGTTCTGTTACCCTAATAATATACACTCAAGAGCAAAAAGTGACAgtaacaccaaattactcctatatacgatttgaataaaaaaattacagagcatcagaatattacaaactaaaaaaaataattattgatctGAAAAACTGACGTCCtggtttaaaataataattttatcttgCAATTCTTCgtaattacatattatgtaacttgcttttattacataacataatagtAATTTCTCGTAGgtggtaaaaaaaacatggtggACAACAACAAACAACTCTACAGATTCTTAAATAACAGCTTTTCTTTATAGTCTTCATCTAGTATATTACCGTAGCATTAATCCAGATTTTTAGAGCCAAGTGACCGTTGGTAAGAAGGTGAATATTCTCATCACTCATCACTCATCACTCATCACTCATCACTCATCACTCATCACTCATCACTCATCACTCATCACTCATCACTCATCACTCATCACTCATCACTCGTACCAAACTTACCATATTTTAATGGTTTTCAGTTGAACATTGGCAGAAGAGCTATGGGCGCGCTATCTGTCCGTTACGGAACTTCATACAGTGTTGGAAATATTGCAGAAATTATTTGTAAGCAtttttatagaatagaatagaatagaatagaaatcatttatttgaaacacagcaaaaaaaaaaaaaaaaaaaatacattaacttTCAAAAACAGCTAAGTATATATAAAGAGaacttaagtaataattaaattttataataagtaataattttatacttacggtgtatttttattattaagtatgatGCCGAGTGAACCGCCTTTCCATTATATCTGTCACAATCACTGATTTGAATCCACCTAATTGATTGGACCATAGTAGGTACTACCACAGTCAATTTCTTTATGACTGAAGTAGAATCTTGAATCACTATTAATTTATGAAGGTGAGGTATAAAGGCTTCGTCAAACAGGACGCGTTACTAGCTtctcaaatcaaatcaaaatgttGTTTAGTGaaaatttctccatagtgggttagagtataaccagggattatttgCTTGACTATTGatacatctgtcaagaatttaatatggagatgacgtataattgatcaacctttccctggttacgatctaaccaactatggagaaattggcactaagttgTGTTGTACTACTATGGTAAAATACCGTCAAACAGAGCACCAGCGCTAGCAGTACGCAATGCAACGCTAGCTTcacaattaatttataattatttccgTATTTTTTCAGACGCAGCCACCGGAGGCAGCATAGACTGGGTGAAGGACCACCTGAAGGTGCCTCTAGTCTACTGCTATGAGCTCAGAGACAAGGGCCGGTTCGGCTTCATGCTCCCCGAAGACCAGATCTTGCCGAACAACCAGGAGGTGATGGACTCTGTGCTGGACCTGATACATCAGGCCAAGAGATTCGGGTACATGAGCGGACAGAGACGATGGCCGTGAAATGTGGATGGGTGGAATTtggaattaaaataattttatcttttatgtCTATGTACTTTAAATACCGTGTTAACTGGTAAGCGTCTAACTTTTGGCATCGTATAAAACGGTTTAATCTCGTTCAGTAttgtatagaaatttaatttatgaaaatccttttggtccgatacgcacgataccgataggtggacgcttattgCTTACCTTTAAAGGTAGCATTCCCTACATTCTACATACCTACTGGCGTACAGAAcacaactatttttattacctttCAAGTCtcttttctatttattttctcaCGCATTCATACAGTCTctaaacaatacaatacaaatagtGCGTGTCAAAACAAGCAATGCTAGAAAAAGACATGCAAAAAGCGATCCCGTGCACCCGTGTTCGGCTCTGACCACAAACAAAGcttcaataaaatatgtatacgaCATAGCGAAGCAAATTTATTGGAAACCACGGAACACTACCCTTTCATACAGGTCCACAAACCGAAACGGATTATTGGACACACCATAATGAGTCTTTCCCAATTGAAATAGAGTTTCGTTTCGATCGCGTTTCTTTGGAGGTGAACATTCGGAATTCTATCAAAAACTAGACGGTACAGGTAAGTTTTGTGTGCactgctgaaactgaaaataattaattttggacaagtccATTACCCGGGCGCGGTCTGACGGAAAATTGTTAGCGCAACGATACAAaagtattgtatgtatgtatgtatttcaaTTTAGGAGAGCTAGGGTTATTCGTCTGGAACGTGGTTTGAAaggtatgttttataattaatctAAATATCATCACTTAATCTAAGTGTAAAGTGGtttatttgaaaatgaaaaaaatactgagtCTACCATTTTCCGTTTTCTAAAATACAGactaggtaagtaaatattattttggatTTTCACACTATGAACTTATATGATTCACAAAGGCACAtgctaaattaataaaagattAATTAAACGTTATGTTTTTCTGTCGAGCTGGCATGAAAAAAACCGTCAAAACAGCAAAATTTCCTACAGTCtttagtccagtcaataaatgacccaaaatgaggtgtagagtgcgtgagcaggtaactaagcgattccttcagaaacttgttcagggggcttaggttgttaacataccaaaagtcctgactcctaggtgatgagcgggggggaggagaGGGAggtaaaggtacgaatttttggtttttcgcttatatctcgaaaacggtgcatcgcagagaaatattttcaaggCATAAAAAGGAGTTCtttaaattatctaaaacttttatatcatatgtatttttctaattcctaaccgttttcgagttataccctcggaaaaagttgaaatttacaagaaaaatctattcaagtcaaaacattcataaacattgcgtCATATTTTCTAAACCGAttcataaacgaaaaaaattaatgggaaagaagttgtagatttttaaatgcccttttagaatatatatatacatattctTGTTAATGTCCAACGCGCCTAAGGTTATAGCTATTTTAAACATACCAAatggttgttaacataccaaaatgttaacaacctaagccccctgaacaagtttctgaaggaatcgcttagttatctgctcacgcactctacacctcactCCTTGACTGGACTACTTAGCATTCTGAATTCTCTTTTTAAACCAGACAACAACCTCAGGTCAGCCCACCAGCCAGTACTTCCCACTGATAAACCACAGGATGCTGGCTAAGTAAATACGCGACTACTTTCTCGATTAAACCACCGAGAAGGCACCATTGAAGGCGCTGCAATGAAACACTATGTGAAAATTTCGCCAGCGGCTAGTTAGGGTATATGAGAGCGGTCAGCGGGATGAGGGTATGCGAGAATGGTGTTGCGggaagtaaataattatataggtagtCTTAGAGCGATTCCACATGGCACATggggtacctacctaccttaaaaTATCTAcgttataataaatcataccTACGTTAAACTTCTAAGTTCTTAAAGAGATCTccataaattaaaagtaaaaatatttattttaaggaaCTAGTTGtcctttaaatttattaagctaaaaatataatttctcataaaaataaattacccacgtccttttatgataaaaatctGCAGATTCGGTCCAAACTTGGTTttgaataataatgttttgttaGAAAAAACCTACGACTTCCTTTCCACGAACTGGTTCCTTTTTCCATTAGATCCAGGCGCGTCCATGTCCACGGTTCGCAATGGCACATTATCGCGATCACAGCTCTTTGAGCTGCCCCCCTCAAGCGCCGCGTCCTAGCCTCCTAGCCCGCTTGTACTCCACATGCTCATAGTACGGATTGTCTTTGTGAGACTATCTTTCATCTCATACAGAGAGAGCCCGAATAACCGAAACACCGCACAATGCACGCTGCTTGCCCCAACGTATAGGACTCATTGTTTGTTAACCTGGGTGCCTAACCTAGCAGAGATATAGCGTTGCTACGGATGCTTTTGCTCCAATATTTTTAGGGTCAACACGTCaaaattacttacttttttttgtaatcaTTTGCACCAACCGAAACATGTGTTCCACGAAATTTTGGCACTAAAATTTATGTTGCATATGCAATACCACTGGCGTTGCAAACCACCATTG contains the following coding sequences:
- the LOC105386123 gene encoding uncharacterized protein LOC105386123 — protein: MLTKILFCGLISLVLSEKVRYDNYTLYKIRPQNENHLSFLNALFESSNDYEFLNPPSLNYDYISLVSPPGLKNDLEHSMSKRSIQSEVILENIQEAFDAQLYSRRKRSIRQELFWTGFQTLEDINAWIQYMTETHPRVVSTVVAGKSYEGRNITGIKISRGSGRQAFVLEGGSIASDWVSPVILTYIANQLITGEDNEAKKASEDFDWYIFPILNPDGYEYTQDEVRLWRKNRAPTTGRNIGTDLTKNWNSHWGASGGSHTPSAANFVGLGPFSEPETRQFSDYLLNINQAMAGFLSFGSFGQKLVIPFAHTDDALYNFNDMVTIGRRAMGSLAVKYGTMYQVGNSRAVSDGSTGAMADWVKYRFNPPIAASFLLRDSGVPPAILPAREVLPSCEETFDALMAILREARFIDVLYLYSSFDCRNDTSIMLGKTVFVFLVAIVYATDEKVRYDNYTVYKIFPTNGKDIEVLSKLQEKDFRYDFWSEAVPGAEFVEIMAAPADKAELEILAKDYGMKIEIVMSNVQDVIDKQKVARYTSRNIKSMGWDAYYNLNDINNWLDDLVATYPRIVTSIIGGSTYEGRQIKGIKISHGSGRKAVFLEGGIHAREWISPATVNFIAHELLTSNETDTVAAARDFDWYIFPVTNPDGYVWTFENERMWRKNRRPVAFNAIGIDLNRNWNNNWLRIGASAQPISDSYAGPGPFSEIETRTLSEYLRGIADQLELYLSFHSYSELLLLPFGNTTVPYANYNDALNIGRRAMGALSVRYGTSYSVGNIAEIIYAATGGSIDWVKDHLKVPLVYCYELRDKGRFGFMLPEDQILPNNQEVMDSVLDLIHQAKRFGYMSGQRRWP